A section of the Elizabethkingia anophelis R26 genome encodes:
- a CDS encoding lipopolysaccharide biosynthesis protein — MSVVARQSFKYSIVGYLGFLLGTLSAIFVFPLDMDYYGKLRYILSAAEIVLPFIVFGLSYANVKFFLYTQKDGKQQNLLSLSLLMVLLNFLLFTLLLFLVNMIRPDLKNWDLFENFWRYKAIIIPMILILAVSQVYNKYISNYKRIVVPNIFENIFPKIANLGAFILFFFMGVPEKPSMFFFLGVFALALIGYHIYLNKLEKFKPDFSMDYIKKDNFWKEVLNYGFYGFLGNIGNYLSLRISSVMISSYMDFKDNGVYGIVIAVTSVLTIPQMGLYNISAPMINKHLENNEMEELNVFHQKTSLSLLFLGLVLFSCVLVGYPYLTHLIQNGFELRAAEPVLWITGIGLMFDLATGFNGQIISMSRYYRYNIVVTLFLAVINIGLNFYFLKYTNMGLAGVALATTISLALYNIAKIVFNYWKFKVHPFSIEMLYALVLCFLVVSMVILMPNTSSNLFNLFYKPAVVLLLIGVANQYMKIVSLDKYLNRDFFKSISKF; from the coding sequence ATGAGTGTTGTAGCAAGACAGAGTTTTAAGTATTCTATAGTCGGATATTTAGGTTTTCTGCTGGGAACCCTTTCTGCTATTTTCGTATTTCCACTTGATATGGATTATTACGGAAAGCTTAGGTATATTTTATCAGCTGCAGAAATTGTACTTCCGTTTATTGTATTTGGATTATCCTATGCCAATGTAAAATTCTTTTTATATACCCAGAAAGACGGGAAACAGCAAAATTTATTAAGTCTGTCTCTTTTGATGGTACTACTGAATTTTCTACTGTTTACTTTACTTTTATTTCTGGTCAATATGATCAGACCAGACCTGAAAAACTGGGACCTGTTTGAAAACTTCTGGAGGTATAAAGCTATTATTATTCCAATGATTCTGATTCTGGCGGTTAGCCAGGTCTATAATAAGTATATATCGAATTACAAAAGAATTGTTGTTCCCAATATCTTCGAGAATATTTTTCCTAAAATTGCTAATCTTGGCGCTTTTATATTATTCTTCTTTATGGGAGTACCAGAGAAGCCTTCAATGTTTTTCTTTTTAGGAGTTTTTGCTCTGGCACTTATAGGCTATCATATATACCTGAATAAGCTTGAGAAATTTAAACCAGATTTCTCAATGGACTACATTAAAAAAGATAATTTCTGGAAAGAAGTACTGAATTATGGATTTTATGGCTTTCTTGGTAATATCGGAAACTATCTTTCCCTGCGTATTTCCAGCGTCATGATTTCCAGTTATATGGATTTTAAAGATAACGGGGTCTATGGGATTGTGATTGCAGTTACTTCAGTTCTTACCATTCCTCAGATGGGGCTGTATAATATTTCAGCACCTATGATCAACAAACATCTGGAAAATAATGAAATGGAAGAGCTGAATGTATTTCATCAGAAAACATCCTTGTCTTTATTATTTCTGGGATTAGTATTATTTTCCTGTGTCTTGGTAGGCTATCCATATCTGACGCATCTAATACAGAATGGTTTTGAATTACGTGCCGCGGAACCAGTGTTGTGGATTACGGGGATCGGATTAATGTTTGATCTTGCAACAGGTTTCAACGGACAGATTATATCTATGTCCAGATACTACCGTTACAATATTGTAGTAACGTTATTCTTAGCTGTAATTAATATAGGCCTGAATTTTTATTTTCTTAAATATACCAATATGGGGCTTGCAGGAGTCGCATTGGCTACAACTATATCGTTGGCCTTATATAATATAGCTAAAATTGTTTTCAACTACTGGAAATTTAAAGTTCATCCATTTTCTATAGAGATGTTGTATGCTTTGGTATTGTGTTTTCTGGTTGTTTCTATGGTTATCCTGATGCCTAATACAAGTTCCAATCTGTTTAATCTTTTCTATAAACCGGCTGTAGTACTTCTTTTAATTGGTGTTGCAAATCAGTATATGAAGATTGTCTCACTGGATAAATATTTAAACAGAGATTTCTTTAAGAGTATTTCAAAATTTTAA
- a CDS encoding HipA family kinase codes for MLDIRTVTVMRYILPLREGGSLPALAEADDDFKYVLKFRGAGHGVKMLISELLGGKITEVLGLKIPELVFVNLDADFGRSEGDEEIQDLLKASEGLNLGLHFLSGAIAYDSTIKIDPLLASKIVWLDAFITNIDRTFKNTNLLMWHKELWIIDNGASFYFHHSWQNFDTAAKTPFKYVKDHVLLPQASMLDEANQFAKEKLNDDIFREIVNLIPEDWLHWNDTDETPEEIREVYFQFLKTRLENSEIFVNEAKNARG; via the coding sequence ATGTTAGACATAAGGACTGTTACTGTAATGCGCTATATTCTGCCATTACGGGAAGGCGGCTCTCTTCCTGCACTGGCAGAGGCTGACGATGATTTTAAATATGTACTGAAATTCCGTGGTGCCGGCCATGGAGTGAAAATGCTGATTTCAGAATTACTGGGCGGAAAAATAACAGAAGTACTGGGATTAAAGATTCCGGAACTTGTATTTGTAAACCTTGATGCTGATTTTGGGAGAAGTGAAGGCGATGAAGAAATTCAGGATCTGCTTAAAGCCAGTGAGGGACTCAACCTTGGATTGCATTTTCTTTCAGGTGCTATTGCTTATGATTCTACAATAAAAATAGATCCGCTTCTGGCCTCCAAAATCGTTTGGCTGGATGCATTTATCACCAATATAGACCGTACGTTTAAAAATACAAATCTGCTAATGTGGCATAAGGAGCTATGGATAATTGACAATGGTGCTTCTTTTTATTTCCATCACTCATGGCAGAATTTTGATACTGCAGCTAAAACACCTTTTAAATACGTAAAAGATCACGTTTTACTTCCACAGGCATCTATGCTGGATGAGGCTAATCAGTTTGCTAAGGAAAAACTGAACGATGATATTTTCAGGGAAATTGTAAATCTTATCCCTGAAGATTGGTTACACTGGAACGATACTGACGAAACTCCGGAGGAGATAAGAGAAGTTTACTTCCAGTTTCTGAAAACCCGATTAGAAAATTCTGAAATCTTTGTAAACGAAGCTAAAAATGCAAGAGGATAA
- a CDS encoding alpha-galactosidase, with product MRTLCSFIISCMLLCFGKMQAQDKAPIILISTQNTALVYTTNAKKQLTQLYLGQSLTNISDYPLKKPNNLPAIITQGSGPVREPSLGVLHADNNPSLELQYINHNTKTEGNIQITQIQLKDPQYPFYVTLHFKAYKNENVIEQWTEIKHQEKKAVTLKHFTSAFLQLSSKNYYLTHFFGDWANEMRMEETLLPEGIHHIESKLGTRATNFDLPSFMLSVDQPANEENGKVLAGTLAWSGNFKLSFENIKYSEDFGNLLQVLPGINNYASEYTLAPNTTFTTPSFIYTYSYSGKGQASRNLHQWATNYGIYKGKENKSTLLNNWEATYFKFDEQKLTSLLGDAQNLGVDVFLLDDGWFGNKYPRNNDDAGLGDWEVNKKKLPNGLPFLVKEAKKHNVKFGIWVEPEMVNPKSELYEKHPDWILKLPNRDENLRRTQLVLDLSNPKVQEHVFKVVDNILQENPDIAYIKWDCNRYMTNTFSDYLKDKQNNLYIDYTLGLYKVLERIRQKYPDTELMWCSGGGGRAEYGGLKYTNEFWPSDNTDPLQRIFIQYGYSYFFPMGIQCAHVTSWGKQPLKFKIDVAMSGKLGFDIRIEEMNAEELKLSQNALKNYKSLQDIINTGDMYRLIAPYNNHHAAWMLTDKAKNKAVLYTYNLHTQLGDYFAPIQFQGLDPNKKYVLKELNLENENKPQLPQNGKSFSGDYLMKAGIPWFLNGSLKSSVIELTAIN from the coding sequence ATGAGAACACTATGTTCATTCATTATCAGCTGCATGCTTCTTTGTTTTGGAAAGATGCAAGCCCAAGATAAAGCACCTATTATTCTAATTTCTACACAGAATACAGCATTAGTCTATACAACAAATGCAAAAAAGCAACTCACACAGCTTTATCTTGGTCAGTCACTGACTAATATCTCCGATTATCCTCTAAAAAAGCCAAATAATCTACCGGCTATTATTACTCAGGGTTCAGGGCCAGTTCGCGAACCCTCACTGGGTGTACTTCATGCAGATAATAATCCGTCTCTGGAGCTTCAATACATTAATCACAATACCAAAACTGAAGGCAATATTCAGATTACTCAAATCCAGCTTAAAGATCCTCAATACCCGTTTTATGTTACGCTACATTTTAAAGCTTATAAAAATGAAAACGTTATTGAACAGTGGACAGAAATTAAACATCAGGAGAAAAAGGCCGTTACACTGAAACACTTTACCTCAGCTTTTCTTCAGCTATCTTCAAAAAATTATTATCTGACTCATTTCTTTGGTGACTGGGCCAATGAGATGCGCATGGAAGAAACTCTTCTGCCCGAAGGAATTCATCATATAGAATCTAAACTGGGAACACGCGCCACAAATTTCGACTTACCATCCTTTATGCTTTCTGTAGACCAGCCGGCAAATGAAGAGAACGGAAAAGTGCTGGCTGGCACTCTTGCCTGGAGCGGCAATTTTAAACTAAGTTTCGAAAACATTAAGTATAGTGAAGACTTTGGTAATCTGCTACAGGTTTTACCAGGTATCAATAATTATGCTTCTGAATATACGCTGGCACCAAATACTACTTTTACAACACCATCTTTTATCTATACTTATTCTTATTCCGGAAAAGGACAGGCTTCCCGAAATCTTCACCAATGGGCTACCAATTACGGGATTTATAAAGGTAAAGAGAATAAATCTACCTTACTAAACAACTGGGAAGCTACTTATTTTAAATTCGACGAACAAAAGCTAACGAGCCTTCTGGGAGATGCACAAAATCTGGGAGTGGATGTCTTTCTTTTGGATGATGGCTGGTTCGGGAATAAATATCCAAGAAATAATGATGATGCAGGACTTGGTGATTGGGAAGTAAACAAAAAAAAGCTTCCAAATGGTCTTCCATTCCTTGTAAAGGAAGCTAAAAAGCACAATGTAAAATTTGGGATTTGGGTAGAGCCGGAAATGGTAAATCCCAAAAGTGAGCTCTATGAAAAACATCCCGACTGGATCCTGAAGCTTCCAAACAGAGACGAAAATCTAAGAAGAACTCAGTTAGTTCTGGATTTATCCAATCCTAAAGTACAGGAACATGTTTTTAAAGTAGTAGATAATATTCTCCAGGAAAATCCTGATATTGCTTACATCAAATGGGATTGTAACCGCTATATGACCAACACATTTTCAGATTATCTGAAGGATAAACAAAATAACCTGTATATCGATTATACCCTGGGACTTTATAAAGTTCTGGAACGCATTCGTCAGAAATACCCGGATACAGAACTAATGTGGTGTAGTGGCGGTGGTGGCCGTGCAGAATATGGAGGATTAAAATATACGAATGAATTCTGGCCAAGTGATAATACCGATCCTTTGCAACGAATATTTATTCAGTATGGATATTCATACTTCTTCCCTATGGGAATCCAATGTGCACATGTAACCAGTTGGGGAAAACAGCCATTAAAATTCAAAATCGATGTTGCTATGAGTGGCAAATTGGGTTTTGATATACGAATCGAGGAAATGAATGCAGAAGAATTGAAGCTATCTCAGAATGCTCTTAAAAACTATAAAAGTTTACAGGATATAATTAATACTGGTGATATGTACCGATTAATAGCTCCTTATAACAATCATCATGCAGCATGGATGCTTACTGATAAAGCTAAAAATAAGGCAGTACTGTATACATATAATCTGCATACTCAATTAGGTGATTATTTCGCTCCAATACAATTTCAGGGACTTGATCCTAATAAAAAGTATGTACTAAAAGAACTAAATCTGGAAAATGAAAATAAGCCCCAGCTTCCACAAAACGGAAAGTCTTTCTCAGGAGATTATTTAATGAAGGCTGGAATTCCGTGGTTTCTGAACGGCAGCCTGAAAAGCAGTGTTATCGAACTAACAGCAATTAATTAA
- the polA gene encoding DNA polymerase I encodes MDATQDKRLFLIDAYAMIFRGYYALIRSPRLTSKGMNTSAIFGFTNSLIELIKREKPTHLAVVFDVGGKTLRHDDFEEYKANRSETPEAIKIAVPYIHQILEAMHIPILGVEGYEADDVIGTLSYKAEKEGYNVYMVTPDKDFAQLVTDHVKIYKPGMKGGDIEILGVEEVKAKYEIQDPKQIIDFLAMMGDSVDNIPGLEGVGEKTAKKFLQDYGSIENLLANTADLKGKLKEKVEASAERGILSKKLATIMTDAPIDFHQEQYDLEAPDFEKVKEIFEELEFRRLYENMYRAFAPKGEPVQAAAEETVKKVSPQAEQLNLFSSFDELDAATSSKKDIKTNDHLYQYVDSPKALSVLVRNLLEKPALAFDTETTSLNELEAQLIGVSFSYKKGLAYYIPMPEDKQEAQVLLDIMRPVFEKEDQIKIAHNLKFDYKVLHQQGVEVKGKLFDTMIAHYLLSPDGRHGMDYLSEMYLDYIPVSIETLIGKKGKKQGTLRDVSVAEQTAYAAEDADVTFQLYELFAPQLKSENLEKLFTEVEMPLVNVLARMELAGVSLDKGWLAQESVDLESDLKKLEQEIFELSGEEFNMNSPRQLGDILFEKMQLDPKAKKTKTGQYATSEDILQKLASKHEIIKHILEYRQLQKLKSTYVDALPTQIDAFDNRVHTNFSQTTAATGRLASVNPNLQNIPIRTLRGQQIRGAFVAGEGKKLISADYSQIELRLIAEISGENNMLEAFNQGADIHASTAAKLFKIPIEEVSKIQRSQAKTVNFGIIYGQGAFALAEQTGLSRSEAKAMIDAYYETYPRLREYMDEQVKKARDLGYVETILGRKRHLTDINSNNFVVRGHAERNAVNAPIQGSAADIIKLAMIRIDQQLDEKKMNTKMLLQVHDELVFESPISEIEKASKLIKTEMESAYPTKVPLVVEVGVGDNWLEAH; translated from the coding sequence ATGGATGCAACACAAGACAAAAGGCTCTTTCTTATTGATGCCTACGCAATGATTTTCCGTGGATATTATGCTTTAATCAGAAGCCCGAGATTAACCAGTAAGGGGATGAACACCTCTGCAATCTTTGGATTTACAAATTCATTAATAGAGCTTATAAAAAGAGAAAAGCCAACACATCTTGCTGTTGTATTTGATGTAGGTGGTAAAACCCTGCGTCATGATGACTTTGAAGAATACAAAGCCAATCGTTCCGAAACACCGGAAGCTATTAAAATAGCAGTTCCGTATATTCATCAGATTCTGGAAGCTATGCATATTCCTATTCTTGGGGTAGAAGGTTATGAAGCCGATGATGTTATTGGTACACTTTCTTATAAAGCAGAGAAAGAAGGCTATAATGTATACATGGTAACACCGGACAAGGATTTTGCCCAACTCGTAACAGATCATGTGAAAATATACAAACCCGGAATGAAGGGTGGAGATATCGAAATCCTAGGTGTAGAAGAGGTGAAAGCGAAATATGAAATTCAGGATCCTAAACAGATCATCGATTTCTTAGCAATGATGGGGGATAGTGTAGACAATATCCCGGGGTTGGAAGGCGTTGGTGAAAAAACAGCTAAAAAGTTCCTGCAGGATTATGGAAGTATAGAAAATCTTTTGGCGAATACAGCTGATCTGAAAGGAAAGCTGAAAGAAAAAGTAGAAGCAAGTGCGGAGAGAGGTATACTTTCTAAAAAACTAGCGACTATTATGACGGATGCACCAATAGATTTTCATCAGGAGCAATACGATCTGGAAGCACCGGATTTTGAAAAAGTAAAAGAAATATTTGAAGAACTGGAGTTCCGTAGATTATACGAAAATATGTACCGTGCTTTTGCTCCGAAAGGAGAACCAGTACAGGCAGCGGCTGAAGAAACCGTAAAAAAAGTTTCGCCACAAGCAGAGCAGCTTAATCTATTCTCAAGTTTTGATGAACTGGACGCTGCAACTTCTTCCAAAAAAGATATTAAAACCAATGATCATTTGTACCAGTATGTAGATTCGCCAAAAGCGCTTTCGGTATTGGTGAGAAATCTTTTGGAAAAACCTGCATTAGCTTTTGATACAGAAACTACTTCTTTGAATGAGTTAGAAGCACAGCTAATTGGCGTTTCTTTCTCTTACAAAAAAGGTTTAGCTTATTATATCCCGATGCCAGAAGATAAGCAGGAAGCACAAGTTCTTCTGGATATTATGCGTCCGGTTTTTGAGAAAGAAGACCAGATAAAGATTGCGCATAATCTGAAGTTCGACTATAAAGTGCTTCACCAGCAAGGTGTTGAGGTAAAGGGGAAACTTTTTGATACAATGATTGCACATTACCTGCTAAGTCCGGACGGACGTCATGGTATGGATTATCTGTCCGAAATGTATCTGGATTATATCCCGGTTTCTATTGAAACTCTAATCGGGAAAAAAGGGAAAAAACAAGGTACATTAAGAGATGTGAGCGTTGCTGAACAAACAGCTTATGCAGCAGAAGATGCGGATGTTACCTTCCAGCTATATGAGTTGTTTGCTCCACAATTGAAATCTGAAAACTTAGAGAAGCTTTTTACTGAAGTAGAAATGCCTTTGGTAAATGTTTTAGCGCGTATGGAACTAGCTGGAGTATCATTAGATAAAGGTTGGCTGGCACAGGAAAGTGTAGATTTGGAAAGTGACCTTAAGAAACTAGAACAGGAAATATTTGAACTTTCAGGTGAAGAATTTAATATGAACTCTCCACGTCAGTTAGGGGATATTTTGTTTGAAAAAATGCAACTTGATCCAAAGGCTAAGAAAACCAAAACCGGACAATATGCAACTTCTGAAGATATCCTGCAAAAGCTAGCTTCTAAGCATGAAATAATTAAGCATATATTAGAATACCGTCAGTTACAGAAACTGAAATCTACCTATGTAGATGCTTTACCTACACAGATTGATGCTTTTGACAACAGAGTACATACCAACTTTTCACAAACTACTGCTGCTACAGGACGTTTAGCAAGTGTTAATCCAAACCTTCAGAATATTCCGATCCGTACACTTCGAGGGCAACAAATTCGTGGTGCTTTCGTTGCCGGAGAAGGGAAGAAGTTAATCTCTGCCGATTATTCTCAGATAGAGTTGAGATTAATTGCTGAAATAAGTGGTGAAAATAATATGCTGGAAGCCTTTAATCAGGGAGCGGATATTCATGCTTCTACGGCTGCTAAACTATTTAAAATCCCAATTGAAGAAGTTTCTAAAATACAAAGAAGTCAGGCAAAGACTGTAAATTTCGGAATTATATATGGTCAGGGAGCTTTTGCTTTAGCAGAACAAACGGGACTTTCCCGCTCAGAAGCAAAAGCAATGATAGATGCTTATTATGAGACTTATCCGAGACTTCGAGAGTATATGGATGAGCAGGTCAAGAAAGCACGCGATTTAGGTTATGTAGAAACTATTTTAGGCAGAAAGCGTCACCTTACCGATATCAACTCTAATAATTTTGTTGTACGTGGTCATGCAGAGCGTAATGCTGTAAATGCACCAATACAGGGAAGTGCTGCTGATATTATAAAACTGGCAATGATCAGAATAGATCAACAGTTGGACGAAAAGAAAATGAATACCAAAATGCTTCTTCAGGTACATGACGAATTGGTGTTTGAATCTCCGATAAGTGAGATTGAAAAAGCATCGAAGCTTATCAAAACCGAAATGGAAAGTGCATATCCTACAAAAGTGCCGTTGGTGGTAGAAGTTGGAGTGGGAGATAACTGGCTGGAAGCACACTAA
- a CDS encoding glycoside hydrolase family 27 protein: MNIQIRKTFCTLALVTGTVLFSQKAKPPIMGWSSWNNFRININEQMIKEQADALVSSGLYAAGYRYINIDDGYFGGRDEKGNLLTDNKKFPSGMKNLAAYIHSKGLKAGIYSDAGKNTCGSIWDNDKQGFGVGLYGHLNQDADLFFKDWKYDFIKVDWCGGEQMKLNEQEEYTKIINKVKTIDPNIVFNVCRWQFPGEWAIKIADSWRVSGDISAKFSSILHIIDLNKNLYSYASAGHYNDMDMLQVGRGMSYDEDKTHFSMWAMLNSPLLAGNDLRTMSKATIEILTNKEIIALNQDTAFKQAQNIISDGNIEVWQKTLVKGQKAIAIMNRGDQEMSYTLSASKLGLNQNTKIRDLWLHKDLGKYGENQIFKVPRHGIIVLKTY; the protein is encoded by the coding sequence ATGAATATACAAATCAGAAAGACATTCTGTACTTTAGCATTAGTCACAGGAACAGTGCTGTTTTCTCAAAAAGCCAAACCTCCTATTATGGGCTGGAGCAGCTGGAATAATTTCCGTATAAACATTAATGAGCAAATGATTAAAGAACAGGCTGATGCTTTAGTTTCTTCAGGATTATATGCGGCAGGCTACCGGTATATTAATATAGACGATGGCTATTTCGGCGGCAGGGATGAAAAAGGAAACCTACTTACCGACAATAAAAAATTCCCATCCGGCATGAAGAATCTTGCTGCTTATATTCATAGTAAAGGACTGAAAGCCGGAATTTATTCAGATGCCGGAAAAAATACCTGTGGTTCCATCTGGGATAATGACAAACAAGGTTTTGGTGTAGGATTATATGGCCATCTGAATCAGGATGCAGACTTGTTCTTCAAAGACTGGAAATATGATTTTATAAAAGTAGACTGGTGTGGCGGAGAGCAAATGAAGTTGAATGAGCAAGAAGAATATACCAAGATTATTAATAAAGTAAAGACTATTGATCCGAACATTGTTTTCAATGTTTGTCGTTGGCAGTTTCCTGGAGAATGGGCTATTAAAATTGCTGACTCATGGAGGGTCTCAGGGGACATAAGTGCAAAATTCTCTTCCATTCTGCATATTATAGACCTTAACAAGAATCTTTATTCTTATGCTTCTGCAGGACATTACAATGACATGGACATGCTTCAGGTGGGCAGAGGGATGAGCTATGATGAGGATAAAACTCATTTTTCGATGTGGGCTATGCTAAACTCACCGTTACTTGCCGGAAATGATCTTAGAACAATGTCCAAAGCGACTATCGAAATTCTGACCAATAAAGAAATTATTGCACTGAATCAGGATACAGCTTTCAAGCAAGCTCAAAACATTATCTCTGACGGAAATATAGAAGTATGGCAGAAAACACTTGTTAAAGGACAAAAAGCAATAGCGATTATGAACCGTGGCGACCAGGAAATGAGTTATACCTTAAGCGCTTCCAAACTGGGATTAAATCAAAATACGAAAATCAGAGATTTATGGCTTCACAAAGATCTGGGGAAATACGGTGAAAACCAAATTTTTAAAGTACCTCGGCATGGTATCATTGTTCTGAAGACTTATTAG
- a CDS encoding glycosyltransferase family 2 protein — MRFLIVIPTHNEEENILRCLDSLRKQSFQDFSCIVVNDGSTDNTRVLVEDFIENIRLSGVESSRFTLRNLPKSEHQPGAKVVRTFNKGLEGISLENYGIVCKFDADIIFPENYLEKVNRVYEENSKAGMVSGLVYIEKNSEWIFENLSSKNHVRGPIKSYRVTCFKEMNGLRPVLGWDNIDVMLAQMHGWDVITIKDIWVKHLRPTAYKYKKQKAEKLGQYFYNIGLNFPLAFVSSAKSSLKNKSLSEFFITMKSFLKQNSERVLSPQEIAYIRSLRWNQMLRRK; from the coding sequence GTGCGTTTTTTAATAGTTATCCCAACACATAATGAAGAAGAGAACATTTTACGGTGCTTGGATTCACTTCGAAAGCAATCTTTTCAGGACTTTTCGTGCATTGTTGTTAATGATGGTTCTACAGATAATACCAGAGTCCTTGTTGAAGATTTCATAGAAAATATAAGGCTTAGCGGAGTAGAGTCTTCTAGATTTACGCTTCGTAATCTGCCTAAATCTGAGCATCAGCCCGGAGCGAAAGTAGTAAGAACCTTTAATAAAGGGTTGGAAGGTATCTCTCTGGAAAATTATGGCATTGTTTGCAAGTTTGATGCTGATATTATATTTCCGGAAAACTATTTAGAAAAGGTAAACAGAGTTTATGAAGAAAACTCAAAAGCCGGAATGGTTTCTGGTTTGGTGTATATTGAGAAGAATAGTGAATGGATATTCGAAAATCTCTCTTCCAAAAACCATGTGCGTGGCCCAATAAAATCTTACCGAGTAACATGTTTTAAAGAGATGAATGGTCTGCGTCCTGTATTAGGGTGGGATAATATAGATGTTATGCTGGCACAGATGCACGGCTGGGACGTTATTACAATAAAAGATATCTGGGTAAAACATTTACGTCCTACAGCCTATAAGTATAAAAAGCAAAAAGCTGAAAAGCTTGGTCAGTATTTCTATAACATTGGGCTGAATTTTCCATTGGCTTTTGTTTCTTCAGCAAAATCATCGCTGAAGAATAAATCTTTATCGGAATTTTTTATTACCATGAAGAGCTTCCTGAAACAAAATTCTGAGCGAGTACTCTCACCTCAGGAAATTGCATATATTAGAAGTCTCCGTTGGAACCAGATGCTTCGGAGAAAATAG
- a CDS encoding DUF3037 domain-containing protein: MQEDKIYEYAVIRLVPKVEREEFFNIGLVMFSKKEKYIRVEFHLCPDKFALMHSKLDYEDITQNLISFQKIAKGDKNGGPIALLEIPERFRWLTAVRSAVVQTSRPHPGKSKDLDKTFDKLFEELVK, from the coding sequence ATGCAAGAGGATAAAATATACGAATACGCTGTAATACGTTTAGTACCAAAGGTTGAGAGAGAGGAATTTTTCAATATTGGATTGGTCATGTTTTCCAAGAAAGAAAAATACATTCGCGTAGAGTTTCATCTCTGCCCGGATAAGTTTGCTTTAATGCATAGTAAACTGGATTACGAAGATATTACCCAGAATCTGATCAGTTTTCAGAAAATCGCTAAAGGAGATAAAAACGGAGGGCCTATTGCCTTACTGGAGATACCGGAACGCTTCCGCTGGCTTACAGCTGTAAGAAGTGCTGTTGTTCAGACCTCTCGTCCACATCCCGGAAAGAGTAAAGATCTGGACAAAACTTTTGATAAACTCTTTGAAGAATTAGTGAAGTAG
- a CDS encoding FkbM family methyltransferase — protein MSLYSRLAENLMYLSPSYYKQRFFKKLNNISLQNVLERGVEPELIWIREFLPKDAVFFDVGANVGAYIYMLEGHLKPENIYAFEPNPLLFKRLKRLFPKVNISSYALSNKNTKAQFKIPVIKGHSNAARGTLQTELKEEGEEKTITRTVTVKRLDDWAEKNVIDRIDFIKIDVEGNETYTVAGMIDTILRLKPVLMIEIEQRHHKRPIWDYIRYFERYGYNAHYLDRTSFELVPLTENVCMQQSEYNEKDKQRYINNIIFLPKR, from the coding sequence ATGAGTTTGTACAGCCGACTAGCAGAAAATTTAATGTATCTCTCGCCTTCGTATTACAAACAAAGGTTTTTTAAGAAACTGAATAATATCAGCCTGCAGAACGTTTTGGAAAGAGGGGTAGAACCAGAGCTGATATGGATAAGAGAATTTCTTCCGAAAGATGCAGTTTTCTTTGATGTGGGAGCCAATGTAGGCGCTTATATCTATATGCTGGAAGGACATCTGAAGCCGGAGAATATTTACGCTTTCGAACCCAATCCTCTACTTTTTAAACGTCTTAAAAGACTTTTTCCAAAGGTGAATATTTCATCGTATGCACTTTCCAATAAGAATACAAAGGCACAGTTCAAAATACCTGTAATAAAAGGACACAGTAATGCGGCACGCGGAACATTACAAACTGAGCTGAAAGAAGAAGGTGAAGAAAAGACAATTACCAGAACAGTTACGGTAAAGAGGTTAGATGACTGGGCAGAGAAAAATGTAATCGATCGTATTGATTTTATAAAAATAGATGTTGAAGGAAACGAAACTTATACAGTTGCCGGAATGATAGATACAATTCTTCGTCTGAAACCTGTATTGATGATAGAAATCGAACAGAGACATCATAAAAGACCTATCTGGGATTATATCCGTTATTTCGAACGTTATGGATACAATGCCCATTACCTTGATCGTACAAGTTTTGAACTTGTACCTTTAACCGAAAATGTATGTATGCAGCAAAGTGAATATAATGAAAAGGATAAGCAGCGGTATATTAATAATATAATTTTCCTGCCTAAAAGATGA